Part of the Erwinia amylovora genome is shown below.
GAATTCCAGCTGATGCTGCGCGAAGTAGCCGAGCTTGATGCCTTTCGCCAGGCCAATTTCACCCTGTAAAGGGGCAAGTTCGCCCGCCAGTAACTTAATCAGCGTTGATTTACCGGCACCGTTGCGCCCCAGCAGGCCGATGCGTGACCCCGGAACCAGGTTCAGCTTAATCGAGTTGAGGATTTTACGCTCGCCGTAACCGGCGCTGACTTTTTCCATCTTCAACAGCGGGTTCGGCAGGCTCTCCGGCTCGCGGAAGCTGAAGGTAAAGGGATTATCAACGTGCGCCGGGGCGATCAGCTCCATGCGCTCCAGCATTTTAATCCGGCTCTGCGCCTGTTTTGCCTTACTGGCTTTGGCTTTAAAGCGGTCGATAAAACTTTGCAGATGCGCCACTTTTTGTTGCTGATGCTCGAACATTGACTGCTGCTGCGACAGCTTGGCGGCGCGCTGAATTTCAAATGAGCTGTAGTTGCCGGTGTATTCAAAAATGGACTGCTGCTCGATATGTAAAATCTTGTCCACCACCGGGTCGAGGAAGTCGCGGTCGTGCGAAATCAGGATCAGCGTGCCGGCGTAGCTTTTCAGCCAGCGCTCCAGCCAGATCACCGCATCCAGGTCAAGGTGGTTGGTCGGTTCGTCGAGCAATAGCAAATCAGATCGGCAGATCAGCGCCTGTGCCAGGTTCAGACGCATGCGCCAGCCGCCGGAAAAGTCGCTGACCGGGCGCTGCAGCTGTTGCTGGCTGAAGCCCAGCCCGTTGAGCAGGCTGGCCGCGCGTGACTGAATGGTCCAGGCCTGAACCGCATCGAGTTTGCCATGCAGCGTGGCAATGGCATTCCCATCGTTAAGCTCATTGGCATCGGCTAATGCAGATTCAAGCTGGCGAAATTCACGGTCGCCATCGATAACATATTCAATAGCTGGCGTGTCCAGCGCCGGGGTTTCCTGATTGACCCATGCCAGCGACCAGTTTCCCGGATAGCTGAAGCTGCCCGCATCGGCGCTTATCTCGTTCTTAAGCAGCGCCAGCAGGGTGGATTTGCCGCAGCCGTTTTTACCCACCAGACCGACTTTCTGGCCGGGGTTAATCGTCGCCGTGGCGTTGTCCAGCAGGACGCGGACACCGCGACGAATTTGTAACGAGGAGAATACAATCATAAGCGCCGTCAGTTCAGAATATGTTAAATTAAGCCATCGCAATCAGTTTTACGGAATCCAGTGTTCCGGTGCGTTGTGCATGGTAGCGGAAATCACTCGCCATGACGACGATTTGGAGGGGAATGAATGTCACAGCCGCCTAAAGTCCTGCTGTTGTATGCTCATCCGGAGTCTCAGGATTCGATTGCTAATCGCGTTTTGCTACAGCCGGCGCGGCATTCGCCACATGTGACGGTCCATGATCTGTACGCACAATATCCGGATTTCTTTATCGATATTCGCCATGAGCAGCAGCTGCTGCGTGAACATCAAATCATTGTGTTTCAACATCCACTTTATACCTACAGCTGCCCCGCTTTGCTCAAAGAGTGGCTGGACCGCGTGCTGTCGCGGGGCTTCGCCAGCGGGCCTGGCGGTAATGAGCTGGAAGGAAAATACTGGCGCAGTGTGATCACCACCGGAGAACCGGAAGCGGCTTATCATCAGGAAGGGCTGAACCGTTATCCGATGTCGGAGATTATGCGGCCTTTTGAGCTAACGGCGCAGATGTGCCGCATGCACTGGATGACACCGATGATCATTTACTGGGCGCGGCGTCAGAGCGCTGAAACGATGAAAAATTATGCCCGCGCCTATGGCGACTGGCTGGCGAATCCATTGCCACACGGGGGAGTTTAAATGGAAGGACAAAGCCTCCTGACCGCGGGCTTGTTATATCTTTGCGCAGCAGTGATTGCGGTGCCGATTGCCGCTCGCCTCGGCATAGGGGCAGTTTTAGGCTATTTGTTGGCGGGTATTGCTATCGGCCCCTGGGGTTTAGGCTTTATCAGCGACGTGCAGGAGATCCTGCACTTTTCTGAGATGGGCGTGGTGTTCCTGATGTTTATCATCGGCCTGGAGTTGAAACCGTCGAAGCTGTGGGAGCTGCGGCGCTCGATTTTCGGCGTGGGTGCCGCCCAGGTGCTGCTCAGTGCTGCCGTGCTGGGCGGGATTTTATGGCTGACTGACTTTTCCTGGCAGGCGGCGACCATTGGCGGGATTGGCCTGGCGATGTCCTCGACGGCGATGGCCCTGCAGCTGATGCGTGATAAGGCAATGAACCGTAATGAGTCCGGCCAGCTTGGCTTTTCGGTGCTGCTGTTCCAGGACCTTGCGGTGATCCCGGCTTTGGCGCTGGTGCCGCTGCTGGCGGGCAGCGACAGCGGCCATACCGACTGGATGAAACTGGGCATGAAGGTGCTGGCGTTCGCCGGGTTGCTGGTCGGCGGCCGCTACCTGCTGCGGCCGATTTTTCGTTTCATTGCCGCTTCCGGCGTGCGCGAGGTGTTTACCGCCGCCGCGCTGCTGTTGGTCTTAGGCTTCGCGCTGTTTATGGACGCCCTCGGCCTTTCGATGGCGCTGGGCACCTTTATTGCCGGCATTTTGCTGGCGGAAAGCGAATATCGGCACGAGCTGGAAATCGCCATCGACCCGTTTAAAGGCTTGCTGCTCGGGCTGTTCTTCATTTCGGTCGGTATGGCGCTGAATCTTGGCGTGCTCTATACCCATATGACTGAGATCCTGACTGGCGTGCTGCTGCTGGTGGCGGTAAAAACCGCCGTGCTGTATCTGTTAGCGCGTGTTTACGGCTTGCGTAGCTCGGAACGCCTGCAATTTTCCGGCGTGCTCAGCCAGGGGGGGGAGTTCGCTTTCGTGCTGTTCTCGGCGGCATCTTCTGCCAACCTGTTTAGCGGCGACCAGATGCCGCTGCTGCTGGTGACGGTCACGCTGTCGATGATGACCACGCCGCTACTGATGCAGGGCGTGGATAAAATTCTCAGGCACCGTTTCAACGAGGTGGATGACAACCAGGAGAAGCCGTTTGTCGAAGATGATAAGCCGCAGGTGATCGTGGTCGGTTTCGGTCGTTTTGGTCAGGTGGTGGCCCGCCTGCTGATGGCCAATGAAAGGCGCATTACGGTGCTGGAACGCGATATCAGTGCGGTCAGCCTGATGCGCAGATACGGTTACAAGGTTTACTATGGCGATGCGACGCAGCTGGAGCTGTTACGCGCAGCGGGGGCAGAAACCGCCCAGTCATTGGTGATAACCTGCAACGGCCCGGAAGATGCGATGGCGATCGTTCACCTGTGCCAGCAACATTTCCCTCATCTGCACATTCTGGCGCGCGCCCGCGGCCGCGTGGAGGCCCATGAGCTGCTGCAGGCAGGCGTAACCCAGTTCTCACGCGAAACCTTTAGCAGCGCCCTGGAGCTGGGGCGCAAAACGTTAATGTCGCTGGGCATGCATCCCCATCAGGCGTTCCGCGCCCAGCAGCATTTCCGTCGTCTGGACATGCGTATGCTGCGTGAGCTGATGCCGAATCATGACGACAGCCAGCAAATCTCACGCGTCAAAGAAGCACGCCGCGAACTGGAGGAGATCTTCCAGGCCGAACTGCGTCATGAAAAACGGCAGTTTGACGGCTGGGATGACGCTGATTAATTCACCATGCGGGCGGCGGCGTTTTGCGCTTGCCCCGTGCTGTTACTGGAACCATTATGCGTAAACGTTTTATCGCTGGCGCTGTCTGCCCGAAGTGCCAGGCAAAAGATACCCTCGCCCTGTGGCGAGAAAATAATATTGATGTGGTCGAGTGCGTTACGTGCGGTCATCAGATGCGGGAAGCGGATAAACAGGCGCGTGAACAGGTGCGCAGCCATGAGCAGGTGATTGGCATTTTTCATCCTGAGTAGCGCTTAAGCGCAGCTTTTTTCATGCTGTAGCGTACAGATGCGTTAAAATTCGCTACAATCGTGCCACTTAGAGCACGCAGGCTGGTTTAATCCAGCCAATAAATTCATGGCTCAAGCTCTCAACGGTTAGGAGTAATCATGAAAGTAGCAAAAGACCTCGTGGTCAGCCTGGCATACCAGGTGCGTACAGAAGACGGTGTGTTGGTTGATGAATCTCCGGTCAGTGCACCGCTCGATTACCTGCACGGTCATGGTTCCCTGATTTCCGGGCTGGAAAAAGCGCTGGAAGATCATGTGGTCGGCGACAAATTTGATGTGAATATCGCCTCAAACGATGCTTACGGCCCTTACGATGACAATCTGGTTCAACGCGTACCTAAAGACGTCTTTATGGGCGTAGACGAACTGCAGGTTGGCATGCGCTTCCTGGCAGAAACCGATCAGGGTCCGGTGCCGGTTGAAATTACTGAAGTGGAAGATGAGCACGTCGTGGTTGATGGTAACCACATGCTGGCGGGACAAAACCTGAACTTCAACGTGGAAGTGATGGGCATCCGTGAAGCCACCGAAGAAGAGCTGTCTCACGGCCATGTTCACGGTGAGAACGATCATCACCACGACCACGACCATGACCACGGTCAGGGCGGTTGTGGTACCGGCGGTTGCGGTTGCAGCCACTAATGCTGCGCTGAAATGTTCCAGGCCACCTACGGGTGGCCTTTGTTTTTTCTGCTTGCCGGTACGGGCTGGCAATCATTGATGTAAAGCGGCGGAAAACAGCAAGGCACGGCACAGGCGAGGCCCTGCACGGACATGGCGTCAATAGTGAGGGGGAGGAGTCTCTTCCGACTGGGAAGCGATCATCGACGGCGCGGCGGCCTTCAACTTATCGGTTAGCAGACGCATTTGTTCGCGCAGCCGGGCCATGTCCAGTTCATGTTGCACAATCGTCAGATTCAATTCCTCAATAGTGTGCTCCTGAAATGCCAGCTTGCTCTCCAGTACCTCCAGCCGCTGTTCCCATTGCGTGTATTGCATGTTATTTCCTTTTTATTGCTGCCCGTAACGCGCCAGACAGAGTGAATTGTCTGATTCTAACGGCAAAATGTAGGCGAAAACAGGTGATATGACTTAGATTTATCGACAGAGGTTGAAAAAGCGGATTGCTGGCACCATTCATGGTGGTGAAACTTTCGGGACCTGTCGCGGTCCGAAGTTAACTTAGCGTTTATAGCGGGATTGTTTTGCCATCTCGCACCTGTTTATATTACCGGCCGCAGGTCTGCACACGATTTCCGGGGTGAGACGCTTCGGTTTTGGAGAAATGGATGAAATCACTGTTAAAAGTCACATTGTTAGCTACCACGATGGCCGTTGCGCTGAATGCTCCGCTGGCAATGGCTGCAGAAGCCGCCGCTCCGGCACAGTCGGCGGCAGCAGCGCAGCAGGCTCCTAAAAATGCCGCGTTTAAAGATGACAACCAGCAATCGGCTTACGCGCTGGGCGCATCTTTGGGGCGCTACATGGAGAACTCCTTGAAGGAACAGGCAAAACTGGGGATTACCTTAGATAAATCTCAGCTCATTGCTGGCGTTCAGGATGCGTTTGCGGGTAAAAGCAAGCTTTCCGACAAGGAAGTGGAGCAAACGCTGCAATCGTTCGAAGCGCGCGTGAAGGGTGCGGCGCAGGCGAAGATGGAAAAAGACGCTAAGGACAACGCCAGTAAGGGCGATGCTTACGCGGCTAAATTCGCCAAAGAGAAAGGCGTGAAGAAAACCGAAACCGGTCTGCTCTATCTGGTAGAGAAAGAAGGTAGCGGTGATGTGCCGAAAGACAGCGATACTGTGGTTGTTAACTACAAAGGTACTCTGATTGACGGCAAAGAGTTCGATAACTCCTATACCCGGGGCGAGCCGCTGTCATTCCGTCTGGACGGTGTGATCCCTGGCTGGACTGAAGGTCTTAAGCACGTTAAAAAAGGTGGCAAGATCAAGCTGGTGATCCCACCAAACCTGGCTTACGGCAAAAACGGCGTGCCGGGCATTCCGGTTAACTCTACTCTGGTATTTGATGTGGAGCTGCTGGATATCAAACCCGCTGCCAAAGACGAGTCTAACTCCCGGCAGGCTGCACCCGCTGCTGGTGACGCGAAAGCAAAAAAATAATCTGACCACCGCCACCTGTCGGTGGCGGTTTTGTTCCCCGCTTTTCTCTCTGTTTATTCTGCTTTTATGCGATAAGCCGTAATTCCAAACAAAGGTCATACACGCCTTTTCGTTATTTGCTAAACTGACCAGCGCGCATTTTAATAACAACGAGTCTGCTCTGGCACCTTGTGACAGGCTCTTGTCAAAGGGTGGTGTCGTTTCATGTCTAATTCACTTCTTTCCGGAGAGGTCGCGGAGTCCGAGCTGTTGGAACAGCGCCCGTTCATGCCCGGCGATTTTGAAATCCTCAAATCCTACGAAGCCGTTGTCGATGGTCTTGCCATGCTGATTGGTACGCACTGCGAAATCGTTCTGCACTCGCTGGAAGACCTTAAGTGTTCTGCGGTACGCATTGCCAATGGCGAACATACCGGGCGTAAAATAGGCTCGCCGATCACCGATCTGGCTTTGCGCATGCTGCATGATATGGCCGGTACGGATAGCAACGTTTCAAGAACCTACTTTACCCGGGCGAAGAGCGGTGTGCTGATGAAATCGGTCACCATTGCTATCCGCAATCGCGATCGACGGGTCATCGGACTGCTATGCATCAATATGAACCTCGATGTGCCGTTTTCCCAGGTAATGGCTACTTTTATGCCGCCGGAGACCCAGGAAGTCGCCTCCGCGGTCAACTTCGCTTCCTCGGTAGAGGACCTGGTCACCCAAACGCTGGAATTTACCATTGAAGAGGTCAGCACCGACCGTAACGTTTCCAACAACGCCAAGAATCGCCAGATCGTGCTAAACCTGTATGAGAAAGGCATTTTTGATATCAAAGATGCGATCAATCAGGTTGCTGACCGCCTGAACATCTCTAAACATACGGTATACCTCTATATTCGTCAGTTTAAGAATGATGATTTCCACGGACAGGAGAAGTAATGCGTTTTTGCCTGATGGTGACCGGTCCCGCTTATGGTTCGCAGCATGCCAGCAGCGCCTGGCTGTTTGCCAGTGAACTGGTGGCGCAGGGGCATACACTTGAAAGTGTTTTCTTCTATCGTGAGGGCGTACTGAATGCCAGTGAACTCAATGCCCCCGCCAGTGATGAAGTCGACCTGACCCGGCGCTGGCAGCAGTTACGCCAGCAGCATGGTGTGGCGCTGAATATATGCGTTGCGGCGGCGCTGCGGCGTGGCATCAGTGATGAGCAGGAAGCGGAGAATCTTGGGCTCGCTTCGGCCAACCTGGCTCAGGGGTTTACGCTTACCGGGCTGGGCGCGCTGGCTGAAGCCGCGCTCAGCTGCGATCGACTGGTACAATTCTGATGAAATCTGTCGCTTTTGTTTTCACTCAGGGGCCGCACGGCTCCAGCGCCGGACGTGAAGGTCTGGATGCCGTGCTGGCTACCTCGGCACTGAGCGATGAGGTCGCGCTGTTTTTTGTCAGTGACGGCGTGCTGCAGCTGACCAGCGGCCAGCAGCCCCAGCGCATCCTGGCGCGCAACTACATCGCCACCTTTGGCGTTCTGCCTTTATATGATATCGAACGCTGTTATGTTTGTGCGGCGGCGCTGGCTGAACGGGGTATTACCACCGGCATCCAACGCGTGTTGCCAGCCGAAGTCCTGGCCCCGCAGGCGCTGCGTCAGATGCTGAATGACTACGACCGGGTGATCACTTTCTGAGGAAACCATGCTGCATACCCTGACAACCTCGCCATTTCGCTGTGATTTTCCCGCCATACTTCGGCTGCTGGCTGCGGACGATGATGTTTTATTGCTGCAGGATGGCGTGATTGCCGCACTGGAAGGCAGCGCGGCACTTGAGGCGCTGCTGAATGCCCCCATCAATCTGTATGCGCTAAGGGAAGATCTGCAAGCGCGTGGCCTTATTGCTCAAATTTCGCCCAAGGTCGCAGCGGTAAGCTATACTGATTTTGTTAAGCTGACGGTGCGAAATCCGCAACAAATGGCCTGGTAACGACGGTAATCCTGGTTATTTCTTGACTCTTTTTCAGCTCAGCCCTAAAATTCTGCGGCCTCGTGATTCTACGAGGCGATTTATTACGTGTTTACGAAGCAAAAGCTAAATCCCAGGAGCTATTTAATGGCAACAGTTAACCAGCTGGTTCGCAAACCACGCGTACGCAAAGTTGCAAAAAGCAACGTGCCTGCGCTGGAAGCCTGCCCGCAGAAACGTGGTGTATGTACTCGTGTGTACACGACTACCCCTAAAAAACCGAACTCCGCACTGCGTAAAGTGTGTCGTGTTCGTTTAACCAACGGTTTTGAAGTCACCTCCTACATCGGTGGTGAAGGTCATAACCTGCAGGAACACTCCGTGATCCTGATCCGTGGCGGTCGTGTAAAAGACTTGCCAGGTGTGCGTTACCACACCGTCCGTGGCGCGCTGGACTGCTCAGGTGTTAAAGACCGTAAGCAGGCTCGCTCCAAGTACGGCGTGAAGAAGCCAAAGGCTTAATGGTTCTCCGTTAAGTAAGGCCAAACGTTTTAACTTAAATGTCATAATAAACTCATAGAGTTTTGGACAATCCTGAATTAACAACGGAGTATTCCTATGCCACGTCGTCGCGTCATTGGTCAGCGTAAAATTCTGCCAGATCCTAAGTTCGGATCAGAGCTGCTGGCCAAATTCGTAAACATCCTGATGGTAGATGGTAAAAAATCTACTGCTGAAACAATCGTTTATAACGCGCTGGAGACCCTGGCTCAGCGTTCGGGTAAAAACGAGCTGGAAGCATTTGAAGTAGCCCTGGACAACGTCCGCCCAACCGTGGAAGTGAAATCCCGTCGCGTTGGTGGTTCTACTTATCAGGTACCAGTTGAAGTCCGTCCGGTTCGTCGTAATGCCCTGGCAATGCGTTGGATCGTTGAAGCTGCTCGTAAACGCGGTGATAAATCTATGGCTCTGCGCCTGGCGAACGAACTTTCTGATGCTGCGGAAAACAAAGGTACCGCAGTGAAGAAACGTGAAGACGTTCACCGTATGGCCGAAGCCAACAAGGCGTTCGCTCACTACCGCTGGTAACAGCTCTGTAGTTGTTATTAACCCAGCGGGCGTTCAAGTAGCCAACCCGCTGGGATTTGACTGCCTTAGAACGTCCGAGAATCAGAGGAATCAAATGGCTCGTACAACACCCATAACGCGCTACCGTAACATTGGTATCAGCGCACACATCGACGCCGGTAAGACGACAACTACCGAACGTATTCTGTTCTACACCGGTGTAAACCACAAAATCGGTGAAGTGCATGATGGCGCAGCCACCATGGACTGGATGGCGCAGGAGCAGGAGCGTGGCATCACCATTACCTCCGCAGCGACTACCGCTTTCTGGTCTGGTATGGCTAAGCAGTTCGAGCCGCACCGCGTCAACATTATCGACACCCCAGGACACGTTGACTTCACCATCGAAGTAGAGCGCTCAATGCGTGTACTCGATGGCGCAGTGATGGTTTACTGTGCTGTTGGTGGCGTGCAGCCACAGTCTGAAACCGTATGGCGTCAGGCTAACAAATACAAAGTTCCTCGTATCGCGTTCGTTAACAAAATGGACCGTATGGGTGCTAACTTCCTGAAAGTTGTCAGCCAGATCAAATCTCGCCTGGCGGCTAACCCGGTTCCCATTCAGTTGGCAATCGGCGCGGAAGAGAAATTCACCGGTGTTGTTGACCTGGTGAAAATGAAAGCCATCAACTGGAACGATGCCGATCAGGGCGTGACCTTCGAATACGAAGAGATCCCGGCTGATATGCAGGAACTGGCTGAAGAATGGCACCAGAACCTGGTTGAATCCGCAGCAGAAGCCTCTGAAGAGCTGATGGAGAAATACCTGGGTGGTGAAGAACTGACTGAAGAAGAGATCAAAAGTGCTCTGCGTCAGCGCGTTCTGAACAATGAAGTTATCCTGGTCACCTGTGGTTCTGCCTTTAAGAACAAAGGTGTGCAGGCGATGCTGGATGCGGTAGTTGAATATCTGCCGGCACCTACTGACGTTACCGCGATTAACGGTATCCTGGACGATGGTAAAGACACTCCGGCCGTGCGTCACTCTGACGACAAAGAGCCGTTTGCTGCGCTGGCGTTCAAAATTGCTACCGACCCGTTTGTTGGTAACCTGACCTTCTTCCGCGTGTACTCTGGGGTGGTTAACTCCGGTGACACCGTGATGAACCCGGTTAAATCGCAGCGTGAGCGTCTGGGCCGTATCGTTCAGATGCACGCTAACAAGCGTGAAGAGATCAAAGAAGTTCGTGCAGGCGACATCGCTGCAGCTATCGGTCTGAAAGACGTAACTACCGGTGACACCCTGTGTGACCCGAGCAACGTGATCATTCTGGAGCGTATGGAGTTCCCTGAGCCGGTTATCTCCGTTGCGGTTGAACCAAAAACCAAAGCTGACCAGGAAAAAATGGGTCTGGCTCTTGGCCGTCTGGCGAAAGAAGATCCATCATTCCGCGTGTGGACTGATGAAGAATCTGGTCAGACTATCATCGCCGGTATGGGTGAGCTTCACCTCGACATCCTGGTTGACCGTATGAAACGTGAGTTCAACGTTGAAGCCAACGTTGGTAAGCCTCAGGTAGCCTACCGTGAAACCATCCGTGAGACCGTTAAGGATGTTGAAGGTAAGCATGCTAAGCAGTCGGGTGGTCGCGGTCAGTTCGGTCACGTGGTGATCGATATGGGGCCTCTGGAAGCTGGCGGTCCTGGCTACGAGTTCGTCAACGACATCGTGGGTGGTTCGATTCCTAAAGAATTCATCCCGGCCGTTGATAAAGGTATTCAGGAGCAGCTGAAGTCCGGTCCACTGGCTGGTTATCCTGTTGTTGATATCAAGGTTCGTCTGCATTACGGTTCATACCATGATGTTGACTCCTCCGAGCTGGCGTTTAAACTGGCTGCTTCTCTGGCCTTTAAATCTGCGTTCGGTAAAGCAAAACCTGTGCTCCTTGAGCCGGTGATGAAGGTTGAAGTCGAAACGCCAGAAGACTACATGGGTGACGTAATCGGTGACCTTAACCGTCGTCGCGGCATGATCGAAGGTATGGAAGATACTTCTACCGGTAAGACCGTTCGTGCTCAGGTACCACTGTCTGAAATGTTTGGTTATGCAACTGACCTGCGTTCACAGACTCAGGGCCGCGCTTCATACTCTATGGAGTTCCTGAAGTACGCTGAAGCGCCGAACAACGTCGCTCAGGCCGTTATCGAAGCCCGTGGCAAATAAGTTCTCGGGTTTACACCATTGATCCCGTGCTCGCCTCCCACAGGGTGAGCACAGAAAGTAAGGAATATCGCCGTGGCTAAAGAAAAATTTGAACGTTCCAAACCGCACGTCAACGTAGGTACTATCGGCCACGTTGACCACGGTAAAACCACCCTGACTGCAGCTATCACCACCGTTCTGGCTAAAACCTACGGCGGCGCTGCTCGTGCATTCGATCAGATCGATAACGCACCGGAAGAAAAAGCGCGTGGTATCACCATCAACACTTCACACGTTGAATATGACACCGAGTCTCGCCACTACGCGCACGTTGACTGCCCTGGCCACGCCGACTATGTGAAAAACATGATCACCGGTGCTGCGCAGATGGACGGCGCGATTCTGGTAGTTGCTGCGACTGACGGCCCAATGCCTCAGACTCGTGAGCACATCCTGCTGGGTCGCCAGGTTGGCGTGCCATACATCATCGTGTTCCTGAACAAATGTGACATGGTTGATGATGAAGAGCTGCTGGAGCTGGTTGAGATGGAAGTCCGTGACCTGCTGTCACAGTACGACTTCCCAGGCGACGACACGCCAATCGTTCACGGTTCTGCGCTGAAAGCGCTGGAAGGTGAAGCAGAGTGGGAAGCGAAGATCATCGAACTGGCTGGTCACCTGGATAACTACATCCCGGAACCAGAGCGTGCGATTGACAAGCCGTTCCTGCTGCCAATCGAAGACGTGTTCTCTATCTCTGGCCGTGGTACTGTTGTTACCGGTCGTGTAGAGCGCGGTGTGGTTAAAGTGGGTGAAGAAGTTGAAATCGTTGGTATCAAAGATACCGTGAAATCAACCTGTACCGGCGTTGAGATGTTCCGTAAGCTGCTGGACGAAGGCCGTGCGGGTGAGAACTGTGGTATCCTGCTGCGCGGTATCAAGCGCGAAGATATCCAGCGTGGTCAGGTTCTGGCGAAGCCAGGCACCATCAAGCCACACACCAAGTTCGAGTCAGAAGTTTATATTCTGTCTAAAGACGAAGGCGGCCGTCATACTCCGTTCTTCAAAGGCTACCGTCCACAGTTCTACTTCCGTACTACTGACGTGACCGGGACTATCGAACTGCCAGAAGGCGTTGAGATGGTGATGCCAGGCGACAACATTCAGATGGTTGTGACCCTGATCCACCCAATCGCGATGGACGACGGTCTGCGTTTCGCCATCCGTGAAGGTGGTCGTACCGTTGGTGCGGGTGTTGTTGCTAAAGTTATCGCTTAATTGCTGATATCTGTCTGACAAGGTTATCCCTGTCAGAGCAAACAGAAAAGGGCGCTTCGGCGCTCTTTTTTTTGCACGCATTTCAGGACGCAGTGGGGCATACACAGAAAAGCAATATTACCGTTGCTTTGTCTAAGAATGTACGTATAATACGCGGGCCTGCCAATAGGGTATGGCGCAACTTGATATGAGTTGCAGACTGGTGCGCAAGTGCTTGTCTACAATACTCGCGATATGCGGGTTATGTGCTCAACGATTACACTCCCCCATCAATCGTAATGGGTGTGGGTAGTAATTATTTTCGTTTATAAATAATTGGAGCTCTGGTCTCATGCAGAACCAAAGAATCCGTATCCGTCTTAAAGCGTTTGATCATCGTCTGATCGATCAATCAACTGCGGAAATCGTAGAGACTGCCAAGCGCACTGGTGCGCAGGTACGTGGTCCTATCCCGCTGCCGACCCGTAAAGAGCGCTTTACCGTTCTGATCTCCCCGCACGTCAACAAAGATGCGCGCGATCAGTATGAAATTCGCACTCACAAGCGTCTGGTTGACATCGTTGAGCCAACTGAAAAAACGGTTGATGCTCTGATGCGTCTGGATCTGGCTGCCGGTGTAGACGTGCAGATCAGCCTGGGTTAATCAGGTCATTGAGCGATTGAGAGGTTGAAACAATGATTGGTTTAGTCGGTAAAAAAGTGGGTATGACCCGTATCTTCACAGAAGATGGCGTCTCTATCCCGGTAACCGTGATCGAAATTGAAGCAAACCGCGTTACTCAGGTCAAAGGCCTGGAAAACGACGGTTACACTGCTATTCAGGTAACTACCGGTGCTAAAAAAGCTAACCGTGTAACTAAGCCTGCAGCAGGACACTTTGCTAAAGCTGGCGTTGAAGCTGGCCGTGGTCTGTGGGAATTCCGCACTGCTGAAGGCGCAGAGTTCACCGTAGGTCAGAGCA
Proteins encoded:
- the rpsJ gene encoding 30S ribosomal protein S10, whose translation is MQNQRIRIRLKAFDHRLIDQSTAEIVETAKRTGAQVRGPIPLPTRKERFTVLISPHVNKDARDQYEIRTHKRLVDIVEPTEKTVDALMRLDLAAGVDVQISLG